The Halioglobus maricola genome segment AGATCTTCAATGGCTCTCAGGGCTTCCCTGGCGTCGGCAATACCCTCCAACACCGCGGGATGAACAGGCCGCTCAAGACCTGTCGCCTCGGAAGGGTCGTAGTCAAGAGCAGTAGAATCGATTGAGGCCACAGCCAGGAATTCGCGCGCGAAATTGCGAATGCTGACGTCTGTCTGAGGGGTGTCGTAAAAAAACCCACGTTCGCCTCGTGCTACGGCTAGCCGGTCGATTAGCTGTGCAAGGACATGCGGTCGCAGCTTTTCTTCGGCCAGCTGCGAAGCAGTTTGCCACATACCAGCGCCCATCGACATCCAGCCACGTCGGCGCTTCCACTCCGGAAGTCTCTGCCAACGCATAAATGTGTTCGTATCGTGAAGTCGCTTGAAATACATTGCATCCGCAACGCGTATGAAGCTGCCCTGACGGGCCATTCGTGTGAGGAAAACAAATTCCTCTTGGTGGCTTTCGTGGCGAGTGACGGGGATTGGATCCTGGATGTCGGGGAGCCATATTGCTCGCATCACACCCCTTAATGGTTCGTAGCGAATTGCTTCTATATGCTGCATGACCCTGGACAACGGCGCGCCTTGGATGCTCGGAGTAGAGTCGCGTCGAAATTCTGCTCCAAACCATTGAACGTCTGTATATGCGACGGCGGCGTCAGGCCTTGCAGCCAAACTTGTCAGTAGCGCTTCGAGATAGCCAGTGGAAGCGAGATCATCTTGCTGCCAGTAACAGAAAAATTCCCGATCACATGCCTGCATCAGCCAGTTTAGGTTCCCGGGCCAACCAAGCCGATCAGTTTGAACAACCACGTCAATGCGAGGATCGGCGGCGAGACGCCTACAGACCGGAAGTGTTGGGTCATCAGCGCCGTCGACGCTCATAACGAGGTGAAAATCTCTATGGGTCTGCGCCACAATCGAGCGGACAGTCTCTTCGATGACATCGACGCCACGAAATACCGGCATGGCAATGAAGACCCCGCTCATAATGGAGAGATCCTGTCTGCAGTTTGCAAGGCAAAAAGAGGGGCAGTGGTGTACTTCCCCGTGTCGACTGAATGATACCAGCCGTCCATTGTTATAGGTCCGGTAGAGGAGCGCTTGTGTAATGTGCTTTCAGGGTCATCGACTTCAGTGCTGCCTAGTGCATAGATTACTCCGCCAGCCACTTCGCAGTTCGAGGGTTTTACCTTGTTAGCACCGAGGATTACTGTTGATAGGCCAGCAATTATTCCTTCCTGGATCTGCGAGGCAATTTCTTCAGATGGCGGTTGTGGCCACTGTGGAGGCTCAATGTCGGATGTCCATCCCCTGCGCCCTGCTGGGTACCACGAGAGGTAGGTAGATTCGCCGTATCGCACTACATCTCCAAAAGGTCCCAGAACGATTGTGGCTGACTGGAAAGCGACCGGCGCACTAGCGCCTAGTCGGAGAAAATATTTCATGCGGAAGTTCCATGGCTCGGTTGGCTTGATGCCGAGCGTTGAATCAATCGCTAGCCTACCAGCCCATGCGCAGTTAACGACATGGTCGTATGGACCGTATATCAGTTTGGACCCGTGTTGGTCCAATGTCCTCAATGAGCGTTCATCTCTGTCTATCGAGTTGACTTTGGCGCCGGCTAGAAATCGAATCCGCGGTTCGTTTGCAATTGCTTTGACGAGAAGGTCTGCCAGCGCATGGGGGTCTACCGCTCGTTCGTCGGTACGATAGACTGCTGCTACAGTGCTGCCATATCTGTTTTTCCACTCCCGTTCCGGTAGAGTTACGGCCTGCTGTAGTGTTCTCTGGCCCAGATAGTTCCAGTTGTCAGTGCCTTGAATACGTCGATCGATTTCGCGATACGCTGCATTCAGTGCTTCTGCACTCAAAATGCTGTCCTTGTGAATGACGTATTCAAAATGCTCTGATACTGGCACCTGATCAAAGTCTGGGCCGACCCAGCGGCGGAGAAGCGGTGTAAATACCTTGGCACCAGATATCATTAAATCGGCTGTTGCCATGCAGGGGTCGTTCGCATAAACATAGCCGAGGTGAATTTTCCCCTCGGTGTGTCGTGAGCTGCCATTGAGCGGCTGGTCTTCCAGGTCGAAGAGATCAACTTCGATGCCCCGGCTAGCGAGCTCCAAGGCTATCGACGTGCCCTGAATGCCGGCACCAATAACTGCTGTTTTCATTTGAATCTCGATTGCTCTCTGAAGTGCACACCGGGTAATAGGTATGTGCGGGGCGATTGTAGAACACTTCCTTGAAATGAAATACGTCTGTCTTCCATTGAAAAAGGCTGAAAAAGAAGCGAAAGTCTGTCTACGCAACACTCAGGAAGTGTGTGAGGTTGGCACATGATACATTCTTGATTGGGTATTGGCCTTAACTGGAGCGCAGGTATTGTTCTCAAAATTCCACCATCTAGGGTTGGTTTTTGCCTTGGTTTCCGTTTCCTGCTCTGGGAACAGGGTGGTCACGGTAGCTGATCCGGTAGATGACAGGCCATTTGTCTGGAAGGTGCAGTGTGAATCTTCACTAAAGCCCAGGGTCAAGCCAGGGGATGATCCTGAAACTGCAGTAGCCAAGGGTTGGATTGTCGCGCGGACGCCTGGTGACTATGAGATAAGTGTCCTCGGCCGAATGGAGGATGGATTTCTCCAGGTCGAGGAGGTTTTAAGCGATGACCCCGACTGGAGCCTGGATCAGACCCAGCCCTATGTGCACCTTCGCAAGGTGTGTCGCGACACTCTTTCGAACCGAAGAAATGGAGGGCTTTATCGGCCAGGTCTGGTGAGAACGTCGCACGAAGATTCGGGTGTCTACACTTCGCTGGTTTTTGATGAGTGGTCAGAGCGCGATCATGTTACGCGGCTGGTCATTTTCGGCGACAGTCTCAGCGATACGGGACGTCTCAAGCGGAGATTGAAAATGGTGCCGCGCCCGCCTTACTGGGTGGGTCGATTCGCCAACGGCCCGGTCTGGAGCGATTATCTGGAAGTATCAGCGCAGCTGGCGGTGCAAAACCATGCCCGTGGCGGAGCGATGGCTACCCAGCGCGAGCCCATGGATAGCGAGGAGCTGATCCAGCGGATCTATACGAACGGACAGTTTTTTGTCAGCGGCAGTATCACCCATCAGATCGATGGGTATACCGCCAATGATGTAGGCGACAGTGGGGTTGTTCGTGCCGATGCATCTGTGGCGATCTTGTGGGCGGGGGCGAATGACTATATCTCCAAAGAAGCTTTTGACAGTTCTATAAGCTTGCTCTTGAGCAAGCCGTACGCAGAAGATGGCTATGCGAGTATTGTCTCGAAAGTGACTGATGCCCTGGAGCTTAATCTGGCGCAGTTAAGGGAGCTGGGCTTCAAGCGCATGATGCTTGTTAACCTCCCTAACCTCGGCCTGACGCCTATGGTGCTCCAAAATGATA includes the following:
- a CDS encoding SGNH/GDSL hydrolase family protein; translated protein: MVTVADPVDDRPFVWKVQCESSLKPRVKPGDDPETAVAKGWIVARTPGDYEISVLGRMEDGFLQVEEVLSDDPDWSLDQTQPYVHLRKVCRDTLSNRRNGGLYRPGLVRTSHEDSGVYTSLVFDEWSERDHVTRLVIFGDSLSDTGRLKRRLKMVPRPPYWVGRFANGPVWSDYLEVSAQLAVQNHARGGAMATQREPMDSEELIQRIYTNGQFFVSGSITHQIDGYTANDVGDSGVVRADASVAILWAGANDYISKEAFDSSISLLLSKPYAEDGYASIVSKVTDALELNLAQLRELGFKRMMLVNLPNLGLTPMVLQNDSYMVSRKYESEEARLIDFSTRLAELTRRHNQELVTMVDRFLADSPGVEVIVMDADAAFAQVTDPEFGGDILGFDLESRKVQVEFEGREVAIQNQCYSGMTMGVFSPTANVCDEASRAVFWDLVHPTTFFHCWMAYMMGDLMFNEGWIGPMPPLEEYRGWCEMVADAY
- a CDS encoding FAD-dependent oxidoreductase codes for the protein MKTAVIGAGIQGTSIALELASRGIEVDLFDLEDQPLNGSSRHTEGKIHLGYVYANDPCMATADLMISGAKVFTPLLRRWVGPDFDQVPVSEHFEYVIHKDSILSAEALNAAYREIDRRIQGTDNWNYLGQRTLQQAVTLPEREWKNRYGSTVAAVYRTDERAVDPHALADLLVKAIANEPRIRFLAGAKVNSIDRDERSLRTLDQHGSKLIYGPYDHVVNCAWAGRLAIDSTLGIKPTEPWNFRMKYFLRLGASAPVAFQSATIVLGPFGDVVRYGESTYLSWYPAGRRGWTSDIEPPQWPQPPSEEIASQIQEGIIAGLSTVILGANKVKPSNCEVAGGVIYALGSTEVDDPESTLHKRSSTGPITMDGWYHSVDTGKYTTAPLFALQTADRISPL
- a CDS encoding glycosyltransferase family 2 protein codes for the protein MSGVFIAMPVFRGVDVIEETVRSIVAQTHRDFHLVMSVDGADDPTLPVCRRLAADPRIDVVVQTDRLGWPGNLNWLMQACDREFFCYWQQDDLASTGYLEALLTSLAARPDAAVAYTDVQWFGAEFRRDSTPSIQGAPLSRVMQHIEAIRYEPLRGVMRAIWLPDIQDPIPVTRHESHQEEFVFLTRMARQGSFIRVADAMYFKRLHDTNTFMRWQRLPEWKRRRGWMSMGAGMWQTASQLAEEKLRPHVLAQLIDRLAVARGERGFFYDTPQTDVSIRNFAREFLAVASIDSTALDYDPSEATGLERPVHPAVLEGIADAREALRAIEDLDQLITNHGQSTITGEAISATGLLGYGWSHQEDWGVWTNADEATMHLPKSASRVEIKGSTFPKDRPSRVVVKTGEGPAITIEVRAGENTEFLVDLEPGHTSKISFGLPDATSPAAEGVSDDQRHLGLGIEQVKFFSD